A DNA window from Engystomops pustulosus chromosome 10, aEngPut4.maternal, whole genome shotgun sequence contains the following coding sequences:
- the CHST13 gene encoding carbohydrate sulfotransferase 13, whose translation MRRSKVMVLATCLGSFILIIFYFQSSLSSGEDHFSAGNWNGKPRRSPLQALYDSEQFEPSSIQAKHQNRRELLASACKTYTRKRRVLTADDLKHLIVDDTHGLLYCYVPKVACTNWKRVMMVLTGQGKYKDPMLIPANEAHIPTNLRTLSEFSTSEINYRLRNYLKFIFVREPFERLVSAYRNKFTRTYNTAFHKRYGTKIIERHRRDPSLEALERGDDVTFEEFLYYLVDPQTQREEPFNEHWERVHSLCHPCIVQYDIVGKYETLEEDANYLLQLIGVGDSIKFPSSSKTTRTTDGMATGFFKGITRFYQRRLFNLYKMDFLLFNYSIPHYLQIH comes from the exons GTGAGGATCATTTCTCCGCGGGCAACTGGAATGGGAAGCCAAGACGGAGCCCCCTACAAGCCCTGTATGACAGTGAGCAG ttTGAACCTTCATCAATCCAAGCTAAACACCAGAACCGCCGGGAGCTGCTGGCCAGCGCCTGCAAGACCTACACGCGGAAACGCCGCGTCCTCACCGCCGACGACCTCAAGCACCTGATTGTGGACGACACGCATGGGCTTCTGTATTGTTATGTGCCTAAGGTGGCATGTACCAACTGGAAGAGGGTCATGATGGTTCTCACTGGCCAGGGCAAGTACAAGGACCCTATGCTTATTCCCGCCAACGAGGCCCACATTCCGACTAACCTTCGCACCCTCTCCGAGTTTAGCACCTCCGAGATTAACTACCGGCTCCGGAACTACCTCAAGTTCATCTTTGTGAGGGAACCTTTCGAGAGGTTGGTCTCTGCCTACAGGAACAAGTTTACCCGCACCTACAACACAGCCTTCCACAAGCGCTACGGCACGAAGATCATTGAGCGCCATCGCAGAGACCCATCCCTTGAAGCACTTGAACGTGGTGATGATGTCACCTTCGAAGAATTCCTGTATTACTTGGTAGACCCACAAACCCAAAGAGAAGAACCCTTCAACGAACACTGGGAGCGGGTCCACTCCTTATGCCACCCGTGTATCGTCCAGTACGACATAGTGGGCAAATATGAGACTCTGGAAGAGGATGCCAACTACCTCCTGCAGCTCATAGGGGTAGGAGATTCCATTAAGTTTCCATCTTCTTCCAAAACCACCAGAACCACGGACGGGATGGCAACTGGGTTCTTCAAGGGCATCACTCGCTTCTACCAACGGCGTCTCTTCAACCTCTACAAGATGGATTTCTTGCTCTTCAATTACAGTATTCCACATTACTTGCAGATACATTGA